AAAAACCCGCCGTTTCTTACAATTCTGCCGTACCCAAAAGGATTTTCAACTCTCGCAGCCAAAACTGTAACCGAAGCACCGGTTTTTTTATTATTACTCACCAAAGACGATAGAGTTGAAGATCTAACCAAAGGCACATCCGCACTTACAACCAAAATACCACCTTTATAATTCTTTAAAACTTTTTCTGCCTGCATTAGTGCATGTCCCGATCCAAGCTGTTCTCTCTGATAGACAATTTTTATGCCGCTTTCCGACAAATATTCTTCAACAACTTCAGTCCCGTGTCCAAGCACAAGAACTATGCCGTCAGGTTTTAAGGCGGAAACAGAATCTATAACCCATTTCACCAACGGCTTGCCTGAAAGTTTATGTATAACCTTAGGCAGAGAGGATTTCATTCTCGCACCTGCACCTGCCGCAAGTATTACTGCCGAAAAATTTTTCATTATCAATAAATCCAAAAAACTTCCCTTGCAGGATAAGCGTTTTTTTATCCCGGGGAATAATAAGCCAACTACATTGATACTATAACAAAAATACTTTAAAATGACAAAGGAAAAATTAACTGGCGACTCACACCGCTTACAGAGAGAGTAATCTTATTTCTGTTATCGGCTGCAAAGGCCTTCGGTAGTACAGGGGTATTTAAAAAAATTTATATTTTTAAGCCTATTTCTTTTTGCCTTTTCTTGCAGATTTTTCAACAACTTTCTTTACTGTTTTTTTCGTTTTATCCTTTTCGCCTCTATTCATGGACGATCTTGAAATATCGCCCTGCTTGTCAATAAAATAAAAATATCCTGCTTCTTTGTCTACGCCGATTTTTTTTACTTTTGACACTTTACCGCCCTTCTTTCCGCCTCTTGCCATCAAAGCTCTTGAGACATCGCCCTGCTTATCGACAAAATAAAGATAACCTGATTCTCTTTCCACACCTACTTTCTGTACTTTTTCTGCCATTGCAGCCTCCTTTCGGCGCAAATGTTTTTTATCTACTTAACCGACCGCTTTTTATCTGGTTTTTATTCTCTCTGACATATTTTCTTTTTTGTAATCATTTTATCTTTAAGACAGTCGGCAACATATTTTAGAGAATCTGAATTGTCTGATAATTTTTAAAGCTGGAATTTTTTTCATACTTACTCAAACTTTATATTTTAGATTTCCCAATTAACAAACACTTAGAAAGTTTTTTATGTCCATTACTTGCTTATTTTATGCGCCGCGTATATTTTTAACTTTCGTTCTTCGATATCACTAATTTTTACATGCTAGGAAATTACATAAATTTGATCATATCAAGTCAAGTTAAGTATTAATTTTTTAATATTAATCTACATTACACTTCAACCTCGAAGCTATTGATTTGTCAATGAGGTTAAACATTGATTTTCCAACCAGATCTATCTTGACTGGCTCGACTAAGTCGTTTAAAGATTCTACTAGCATGTCCATCACCTTTTTGTAGGCGAACGATTCATTTGTCATTTTACCTTTCCTCCATCAAGATGGTGCTAGCTGGGCTAAAAGGGTATAGGTAACTCTTATCGAGGACTCGACACTATTAATCATAGCTATCATACAGTCAACGTATGGGTGATAATCAAGAATAGTCGACTGAACTCCCTTTTGATATTCGCTAATCTTTCTCTTGCATTACGTAAAAGAATTATTGTGTTTTGCCAGACTTCTGGATTTGGGTACTGACCTTGTCTCATCATTTCCTTTTCAACTTTTAACAGTTGCTCGGCAAACACTTCCTTAAACATTAGATATGACTTCTTTTTCCTGTTCCTGTATCAAACCCTCTCCTGCAAATGCTACCTGTGATACCATAAACATACACATCAATCCTGCAATTAGTTTTTTCATTGTTTCATCCGTTTGTTTAAATTCCATCCGTCCCACATTTGTACCAACTTCTCTGCATCCTTTACCGCTATTTCTTATGGATCAATTCTGTCTATAAACAAATACCTGTTGAAAAATAAACATAAGTTTTTTTCAACATATTCTAACTTTTACTGCATGTAATAATTATGAGGGGTCAATGTAATATATAGAAAAAAAATCACAAAAACATATATTCCGTTCTGTTGGTTAAGTAATGGGCATTTGCTTAATCAGGATTGTATTTATATACGGAAGGCTCTATCATATTTATATCTTTTCTATACATATTTGCAAATATATATTTTGCGACCGAAAACATTGTCAAAACATCTGCCATTGCCCTGTGTCTCAATTCCGCTTCAATGCCTATAGCATCCGCTATATTGCCAAGTTTATTTGAATCAAAACTGAAATACTGTCTTGCAAGTTTTAAAGTGTCTATATAGCGGATATTTTTTACAGGCACTCCTGCCAGGTAAAGTTCTCTGCAGACAAAAAGTAAATCAAAAGGAGCGTTGTGACATACGACAACGCTGTGTCCGATAAAAGAAAATACATTCCCCGCAATCTCGTCAAAAGACGGCGAATTTTTTATCATATCGTCGTAAATAGCATGGACTTTAGAACATTCCGAAGGTATTGGCAGACCCGGATTTACAAGACTTTCATATCTCTCTTCAATACCGCCACACACTTTAAGCATTGCGATTTCAACTATATTCGCGCCTTTTTCGGGATCAAGTCCTGTAGTTTCGATATCTAAAAAAACTAAATTATCGGGCAATTTTTTAAAAAGCAGTTTTACGGCAGATTGATATTTCATTTAATATTCCGTAACTTTAAGAAAAACAATAAGTGTTATCAAATAAATAAGCCCCGTAAAAAATTATCTAGAAATTTGTTGAAAACTCAGAAAAACCAGCTTTCTCTATTTTAAATACCCGGCAGCACGTCAGATGAGAGTATTTAAACAAAAGCGAAGTATAAGGGATAATTATACTACAATAACACCGAAAATCACAAGCGATCCCAAAATAAAACATGACATTATGCCCTTGCCGACAAAACAGTAAAGCAGTATGCTCATCAAATAAACAATTACAAAAAACAGCACTTTTTTATCTCAAATCAATTCCTATGTTTCTAAGTCCACCGACAGCATCATCGTTGCCGCAGAACGCCACTTTCTTTAAATACTCCCCCCCCTTTTTACGACATACCGAGAATATAACTTGCTTTGTGTCACTGTCAAGATTTATTTTTTCAGAGCTTTTAACAACATTCTGCCGCTTCAGAGAAATTGTTCCTGTCGTGATAGATATCAGCTATACGGAATTATAAAATCTTCATCAGCTTTTATTGCTTTGCGGTAATTAAATAACGCTTCGGCACGGTTATTTAATTTCAAATACATGTCGCCAACGCTGAGTTATGCGGCGACAAACAAACTATCGTTTTCTTTTACCTTTTCATAATACGGACAGTGCCTCCTTGTATCTGCCCTCTTCTCTAAACGTATTGCCAATTAAATTGTAAAAACCGGCGTTGCTGAAATTTTTCGACAAAAGAGTTTTTTTAAAACATCCTCGCATTTTCATGAAGTCCGCAGCTTTTAAAACACAACCCTATAAGCTAAGCAAATATGACTTTTAGGAATATGAATCCAGATTTATAGTTTTTTCAAGATAGCGGACTGCCTGTAAAAATTTTTCTCTACTATCATATTCGGAAGCCTCACTAATATAAAGCGACTCCTATACAATAGTAGTTATCAGAATCGTCGGAATCAAGGCCTACAGCGAGTTTAAAATACTTTACCGCCAAAATTATAATTTCCCAATCTAAAAAGAGAAGTGTCGTAATTTCTGTACAATTCTGTGCCTAAAGCGTTTAAATCTACGACTTTACTAAAATCTTGCATACCGTTCGTCCGCATAATATTCGTCTGCCTTCTGAAAGATAACGTCTTTGGAATAACCTAAATTTCCGTCGATGTATATTCCTGTAGACGCAAAAATAAAACACGCCGTTATTATTATCGGACGGTCTTGAAAACATATTAAAATCCTAATTTTACCGATTCTCCGGCTTTTGCGCCGTTTACTCCTTTACAGCCTTTACTTTTCAAGAGTTTTATCATATTCTGTGTATTTTTATCATTTGAATGTATTATGTATATTTTAACATTATTTTTATCCTGATTTGAAAGCCATTTCTGCAACATTTCAAAATCAGCATGATCTGAAAAAACATCATATTTTTTTATTTTTGCAAAACTCTTCGTTCCTGAACGGGTTTTTTTATTTTGAAGCAGAAGTCCTGCATTGCTTTCGGGACTCACGTAATTTACTATTATTATAAAAACATCTTTCCTTATCGACATTGTAGGCACAAGATGTTCTGATCTTCCTTTATCCATATCGCCGCTGGAGGAAATTAAAATTATATTAGAAGCATAATTCCCCATTGTCTGCAGCCTTACACTTTTAGGGAGAATCGAACCATTCTTATACACGCCATCTAAAAACCAGTAGCTGCTAATCGCCGATTTTTCAGATTCATCCTTTTTTTTTGCGGCTTCTTTCTGGTATAAAGCCGTTATGGCGTTTGCGCAGGGAGAAATAGAATAAACCGGTATTTTCTTTGACAGGCTGCCGTCATCCTGCATAAGCTTTAGTTCGTACAAAACTTTCTGCGTTCTGTTAAAAGATAAAGCGGGTATCCAGACAGTTTTTCCTGCTGCGAGAGCTTTTTTCAAATCATTTCTGAAAAGTTCGTATTGTTCCATGCCTACTTTATGCCGGCATTCAGCATAAGTCGCCTCCATAAAAACTAAATCGACCTTTTCCGGAATATCAAACTCGCCGTTAAACCTCGAATAACCGCTTCCCAAATCTCCGGAAAACAAAATTTTCTTATTGTCAATCGTAAAAACAAAACAGGCGGAACCCGGCACATGTCCGGCATTTATAAGTTTTGCTGTAAAGTTATCGGAAATTTTGATATCCCTGTCATATTTAACTGTAGCAAATTGTTTTTCTATCTTTTCAGTTTCTTCTTTACAACAGTTTTTACATAATAAAAATTCAACGCTTTCTCTCGCTTCCAAGTCTTTTAAAGAAATCTCAGTGTCAGAATACTCAGCGGATTTTATATTTTTTTTACAGTCGTCGGTCCAGTGCGCTACAACTTTGCCGTTGTTAGCGTAGCGCGCTTTTTCTCTTTGACTTTTCGACCAGAACCATTTTCGCTCTATCAAATCAAATCCATTTCTCTCTTTGAAAAGAGTCAAAGCAAGTTCTTTCGTAGCTTGAGTCGAATAAATTTTACCTTTAAACCCCCTGTGTATTAAAAGCGGAATTCTGCCGCTGTGATCTAAATGCGCATGCGTCAAAAAAAGCGCTTCTGCTTCAATAAGCTCATCTTGAATCCGCAGATTTTTTAATTTTGCAGTTTCACCGCCGGCAGAACCGCTTTCCTCAGGCATAAAAAGACCGCAGTCGATAAGGAATTTTGAATTTTCCGTCTCCAAAAGAAAACAGCTGCCCGAAACGGTCGAAGCCGCTCCATAGGGAGTTACAGACACACCTGCAAAAACTGCGGGTATAAACAAAAAAAAAGAAAAGATCGCTGAAGCTATTTTTTTCATGTTATTTTACGCCGTTAAAGAGACTCTTTTAATTCTTTCAACATATCAAATGTATTAATGCATTCAACTTTGAAAGTTTTGCAAACATTGGGGATTAGCACTTTTTTCTTTATACGCAAATTAAGTTTTTCCATTGTAACCAATTATATCCATTTGCTAAAGCAAACGCTATCAAATACGGATCGGCATTATCTGATTGCGCAAACTATAGGATTTACCTTAAAACTCTCCGATATGCTGTCAAACCTATATTGATTCTCTTCCCACAATTTACGAAATTCAGATTCAGGAGCTAAAAATTCAGCTGCAATATTACTGCATCTTATTTCGATTTCTTCTTTGCCGGGATGCATTTTGTCGAGATTAAATATCCTGCCTGTATTCAACCATAAATGAGCAAGTTCGTGGGCAATAGTAAACATATCTGCGCTGATTTAGCATCTGAATTATTAACAAATATCAAAAGGAGCATATTCATCATATAACACAAATCCCCTGAATTATTCCACAAGCAATTCCCTTTTTGTGTTATTTGCAACAATTCCATCAAAAATCAACATAATTCCAACATCTTCAATTTTATTGTTTAGCTTATCAAGAGCCTCTCTCTACTTCCCGCAATTTTCCGACCAACTGTAATCAAGCCCCAATGTTTTTCTTATATTTTTTGCAATTTCAACATCACTTAATTTTGAAAAAGAAGCGGCAAAATCTAACGGCTTACTGCCATTTTCAATTCGATAAGAACGCAGCCAATCTTGTTTTCTCTGCATAAAGCAAACTGTTTCAATCAATTCAGGACTTGGACTTCTTATTATAAGTTTATCATCAACAGTGCGACAGTCAGGGACCGGCAGTTTTTCAATAAACGGTTTTTTCAAAAATAAATAACCGAATGGAATCGTTGCTCTTTTAGAAAAATCTTGAAGCTGTTTTAAAGTAGGTTTAACATCTTTTTCCCAAAGAGAAAGTTTAGGGAAAGACTTCGTAAAAAAACCTTGATCTTTTCCCGAACGATCTATTGCCCACTTTATCATTGAATTCTTTATATTGATTCCGTTATCAATCAAATGTTCTCTTATTCCATCCATTTATGAATCAACTTTTCAGTCAACTCTTACTATATAAAAAGCACGACAAACGCGTTTGACAGCAAATAGGCAAACAACAATAATTTAGTCAATACTGCCAAACAAATTATTGTATTTATTATTTATTAGCCTATAACAAAACTATGCAATTGTCCTGTTTCTCCCGCGCATTCTTTACTTTTATTATATCTTTTATCTTTTAAAGCAACTATTTGTGCTTCGCTGCATGTTTAATATGCACTAATGCGTTTTTTCTTTCTTTTGTAAACGCCTATATTGAAAGTCCGTCGTTAAGCATTAAATAAGAACCTCTGTCTTTGACCAAAAAAAAGACTGGATGTTTCGGGAACTTCATATCCTTTAACATGACAAAGAAAGACTTTCATATTAGAAAAAGAATTGACTGTTATTTGTATCTTTGTTATAATTTTTTGGGGATTAAACTAAATGATAGATTTACATACACATACTTTTTTTTCGGACGGCGTTTTAAGTCCTTCTGAACTTGTTTACAGAGCAAAATACAAAGGCTATACTGCCATTGCACTTACAGATCATATCGATTGTTCCAACATGAAAACTGTTATTGCGGGCATAACTAAAGTTGCAAAAATACTGACGGAAAACTATGATATTCTTGTCCTGCCGGGAGCAGAGCTCACCTATATTCCTCCAAAACTTATAAAAGACTCCGCTGCCAAATGCAGAAAACTAGGAGCTGAAATTATCATCGTTCACGGTGAGACCGTAGCTGAAACTGTGCCTCCGAAAACAAATATATACGCTGTTGAAGCAGGCGTCGATATATTGGCGCATCCGGGACATTTGTCCGAAGAGGAAGCCGGTATTGCGGCTGAAAATAACGTCAAAATAGAAATCACCTCAAGAAAAGGACACAATGTAACAAATAAGGAAGTTGCGGAAGTTGCACTTAAAAAAAAAGCAAAACTTGTTTTAAATACCGACACTCACAGTCCAGAAAATCTTTTGAGTAAAGAACTTATAGCGAAGGTTTTGTCGGATGCGGGTCTGTCGTCTAATTATTATGACATTATGCAAAAGAATTCTCTTGAAATTATTGAAAGCAAAAGGATTCAATGAAAATGCATTCTATATCAGACAGAAAATCGATCGGAGGAACAATTTCGGGGTTTGTCGTAAAACAGGCTAAAGGAAATAAAACTAAATTCTTTGCGGTTGTAGCTTTTGCTCTGACAATAATTTTTATAGGAATATTTATTTTGAGACTTCACGCGTTTGAAGAAGCGTCATCTGCAAAACTGGCTGCGGCTTACGCATCTTTTATGCATGGTGACAAAAAAAGCGGAACTGCTCTTATAGACGAAATGATAGCGAAGTTTCCAAAAACTTCCGCCGCCTATCATGCAAGACTTATTAAAGCTGATTTTCTCACTGAAATTCTCGAATATGATGAAGCTCTAAAGATTTTAACTGAAACTGTAAACAACGGAAAATCCGATGCTATAAAATCGCTTGCACACGCAAGGATTATTTACATTTATGACTCTAAAAAAGATTATCTTAACGCCGCACTTGTTTCAAAAGAATTTATCGCCAAATACCCCGACCATTTTCTTACAAGGGATATTTATCTGAATTTGGCTGAGTATTATATTCTTTCCGGCTCAAAAGACGAGGCGGCGGAAGTTTTTAACGAAGTGTTGGTAAACTTTCCTGCAACGCGGGCAGCGGAGAGTGCCCGCAATAGATTTAACCAGATTAAGTAAAGAGAAAAAATATTATAAAGAAACTTTTTTCATTTTACTTATAACCGTATTGGTGTAAGGGGGGAGGACATAATGAATATTCCACAAGATTTAAAGTATACTAAAACCCATGAATGGGTAAAAATTGACGGCAACAAAGCTAAAGTCGGCATAACTGACTTTGCCCAATATGAAATTACAGACGTCGTACACGTGGAACTCCCTGAGATAGGCAAACAGGTTAAAAAAGCACAGCCCGCAGCCGTTGTAGAATCCGTAAAATCCGCTTTTGACATATACAGTCCGTTAAGTGGCAAAATACTTGAGGTAAACGACAGTGTTTTGAGAAGTCCCGAAGTCATAAATCAGTCGCCGTATGAAAACGGCTATTTATTCATAATTGAATTTACAGATGAAAAAGAGATTGCCGATCTGCTTGAAGCAGACAGCTATAAAAATTTAATTTAACAAGAGATACCATTCTATGGATTATACACCTCAAAATCAAAAAGACAAAAAAAAGATGCTTGAAACAATAGGTATCGATGACGTAAGCGAATTGTTTGACACAATTCCTAAAGATTTAAGAGCAAAAAAACTTAATATCTCCGGCGGTAAAACGGAACAGGAACTCTTAAATTATTTTTCGGATATTGCATCTGAAAACAAAGTGCTTATTTCTTTCAGAGGTGCTGGAATTTACGATCACTATATACCATCTTTAGTAGGCGAAGTTATAGGAAGATCAGAATTTTGGACTGCATATACGCCTTATCAAGCCGAAGCAAGTCAGGGTACTCTTCAGTCTATCTTTGAATACCAGAGTTTAATTTGCGCTTTGACCGGACTTGACACGTCAAACGCCTCTTTGTACGACGGTGCAACTGCAACAGCGGAAGCTGTCTTGCTTGCTTTAAGAGCAAGCGGTAAAAATAAAATATTGATTTCGCAGGGTTTACATCCCGAATATATGCAAACCGTAAAAACATATCTTGAAAATTCCAAGGCAGAGATCGTCACTTTGAACATCTCAGAAAACGGCGTGATAGAAAAAGATGCCGTTGATGCATCTGTTGACGACGATACGGCGGCTGTTATAATACAATCGCCAAACTTTTTCGGCGTTGTTGAAGATATGCAGGCTTTGTCCACTGTCATAAAAAGCAGGAATTCGTTGTTTGTCGCAGTGTTAAATCCTTTATCGCTTGGTGTTTTTATATCACCGGGCGAATACAAAGCAGATATTGCCGTCGGCGAAGGACAGGTTTTAGGTTCTGCTATGAGAGCGGGCGGTGCGACATTCGGATTTATGGCTGTAAAAAAAGCTTTAGAATGGAAAATGCCCGGAAGGATCGCAGGGCAGACT
This genomic interval from Candidatus Endomicrobiellum trichonymphae contains the following:
- the gcvPA gene encoding aminomethyl-transferring glycine dehydrogenase subunit GcvPA, giving the protein MDYTPQNQKDKKKMLETIGIDDVSELFDTIPKDLRAKKLNISGGKTEQELLNYFSDIASENKVLISFRGAGIYDHYIPSLVGEVIGRSEFWTAYTPYQAEASQGTLQSIFEYQSLICALTGLDTSNASLYDGATATAEAVLLALRASGKNKILISQGLHPEYMQTVKTYLENSKAEIVTLNISENGVIEKDAVDASVDDDTAAVIIQSPNFFGVVEDMQALSTVIKSRNSLFVAVLNPLSLGVFISPGEYKADIAVGEGQVLGSAMRAGGATFGFMAVKKALEWKMPGRIAGQTTDKNGNRGFVLTLQSREQHIRREKATSNICTSASLNALAGCVFLSGWGNDGFKNLAEINISKARYAFNKIKSLKGFKSKFENKVFFNEFVIETSKNIKKIQNILLKNGILGPLDLSCINENFKNCLLFCVTEQRTKAEINRLTEILAEA
- the gcvH gene encoding glycine cleavage system protein GcvH, yielding MNIPQDLKYTKTHEWVKIDGNKAKVGITDFAQYEITDVVHVELPEIGKQVKKAQPAAVVESVKSAFDIYSPLSGKILEVNDSVLRSPEVINQSPYENGYLFIIEFTDEKEIADLLEADSYKNLI
- a CDS encoding ImmA/IrrE family metallo-endopeptidase gives rise to the protein MFTIAHELAHLWLNTGRIFNLDKMHPGKEEIEIRCSNIAAEFLAPESEFRKLWEENQYRFDSISESFKVNPIVCAIR
- a CDS encoding tetratricopeptide repeat protein, producing the protein MHSISDRKSIGGTISGFVVKQAKGNKTKFFAVVAFALTIIFIGIFILRLHAFEEASSAKLAAAYASFMHGDKKSGTALIDEMIAKFPKTSAAYHARLIKADFLTEILEYDEALKILTETVNNGKSDAIKSLAHARIIYIYDSKKDYLNAALVSKEFIAKYPDHFLTRDIYLNLAEYYILSGSKDEAAEVFNEVLVNFPATRAAESARNRFNQIK
- a CDS encoding MBL fold metallo-hydrolase — encoded protein: MKKIASAIFSFFLFIPAVFAGVSVTPYGAASTVSGSCFLLETENSKFLIDCGLFMPEESGSAGGETAKLKNLRIQDELIEAEALFLTHAHLDHSGRIPLLIHRGFKGKIYSTQATKELALTLFKERNGFDLIERKWFWSKSQREKARYANNGKVVAHWTDDCKKNIKSAEYSDTEISLKDLEARESVEFLLCKNCCKEETEKIEKQFATVKYDRDIKISDNFTAKLINAGHVPGSACFVFTIDNKKILFSGDLGSGYSRFNGEFDIPEKVDLVFMEATYAECRHKVGMEQYELFRNDLKKALAAGKTVWIPALSFNRTQKVLYELKLMQDDGSLSKKIPVYSISPCANAITALYQKEAAKKKDESEKSAISSYWFLDGVYKNGSILPKSVRLQTMGNYASNIILISSSGDMDKGRSEHLVPTMSIRKDVFIIIVNYVSPESNAGLLLQNKKTRSGTKSFAKIKKYDVFSDHADFEMLQKWLSNQDKNNVKIYIIHSNDKNTQNMIKLLKSKGCKGVNGAKAGESVKLGF
- a CDS encoding histidinol phosphate phosphatase domain-containing protein gives rise to the protein MIDLHTHTFFSDGVLSPSELVYRAKYKGYTAIALTDHIDCSNMKTVIAGITKVAKILTENYDILVLPGAELTYIPPKLIKDSAAKCRKLGAEIIIVHGETVAETVPPKTNIYAVEAGVDILAHPGHLSEEEAGIAAENNVKIEITSRKGHNVTNKEVAEVALKKKAKLVLNTDTHSPENLLSKELIAKVLSDAGLSSNYYDIMQKNSLEIIESKRIQ
- a CDS encoding 3'-5' exonuclease, producing the protein MKYQSAVKLLFKKLPDNLVFLDIETTGLDPEKGANIVEIAMLKVCGGIEERYESLVNPGLPIPSECSKVHAIYDDMIKNSPSFDEIAGNVFSFIGHSVVVCHNAPFDLLFVCRELYLAGVPVKNIRYIDTLKLARQYFSFDSNKLGNIADAIGIEAELRHRAMADVLTMFSVAKYIFANMYRKDINMIEPSVYKYNPD
- a CDS encoding DUF4411 family protein, which translates into the protein MEKLNLRIKKKVLIPNVCKTFKVECINTFDMLKELKESL